GAAGACATCCCTTACGTAAGCAGGACCAGCACGGACAATTTTCGTGCACGAAAAAAGTCAAATAGCTATTCTGCTTATTACAGGTACATGAAATCGTAGACTGGAAATGACTTAATGTATGAAAAGTACAATTGTAAAGACATTGTCTAATAGTGAAATTAGCTAGTAACCTATCTTTGCGCGTAATAATAGTATCGCTACATACAAATTAAGACAAATTAGGGGAATGATCAGTTCTTCTACTttctttattacatataacatcatttcagCGCTGTAGCGTGTCAAATGCGTTTTATCTCTTTGCCATTGAGCTCCGCCAGTTTGTGGGTTCCAGTTTTGCTAATTCCAATGACCTTGTAGGGACCCTCCCAGTTAGGTCCTAACTTCCCGGTATCTTGGATTCTGCTTTCCTGGTTATCATGCCAAACAAGATCACCAACCGCATACATGATGAGTCTAACCCTCTTATGGTAATACCTTACGATTTTTTGTTTGTTGATAGCTTCAAGCGTGGCTGCCATTTCTCTGTGCTCTTCCATTAAATCCAGATTAGTGCGCAGATCTCGAGCGTTCCTATCTTGACTAAATGACAACGTTCGCTTTGTGGGTATGGCTATTTCTGCAGGCAAGACTGCTTCTGAACCATATACCAGGCTGAATGGTGTCTCTCTGGTGTTGTTCTTTGGTGTCGTGCGGTGTTCCCAAAGGACTTTAGGAAGTTTATCCACCCATCCTCTTGTTTGCTTCCCCAACCTTGCCTTGATCGCATGGACTATGTCCCTGTTGGTGACTTCGCATTGTCCATTGGCTTGAGGGTACCCAACTGAAGTGAAGCTTTGTTTTATGTTCAGCACTTGACACTAACTGCGAAAAGGTTCCCCTTCGAACTGCGTCCCATTATCGCTCACTATTTCATTAGGGATGTCAAACCTGCAGACAATGCTTTTCCAAAAAAAATCCCTCACCTTTTTACTCGTAATTTTGTTCAGCAGTTTTGCTTCTGCCCATTTTGTCACATCCCCagctagggcctgggtgaaatgtgacttaatatcaaaatataccaatacATTATAATagtgagaacaatactaaatgagaaaatgaaCTTTATTGAGTGTGCAGCGGAAAATGAATTGTCGTTAccaaggaataaagtaaatgtttaaatgcagtagaaataaatgcaatatctcttgataCTATTTCCAAGTAGCATCATATAAgcagtaagtaagaaagcttgatcagtcagcacctgagacaaaatatgctaaagtgtcaaccaaaaggttgagtgaagttcataggtttaacaaaagtagttattgttgtttttagaccacaagatttagtttgtaaagttgatctcacaAGATCCAAAAGaaatagttatgccaattcgtgatatttaaactaaacaatagtatgccccatgacaagttgtgtctgtccttgtcggtttaaatttcattatcaagcaatacaatgagaacgtcaaatgtatcggggacgttactcccgataggcctacccccaataacctagCGTGCCGAacacttaaaaatatcacagtagggACTTTAGCCGAACAAACTCGGGTTTAGCATAAAAACAGcacgtgtctcaccccaaaagtaagtaagttttgctagcaataaagaggggctatgaattcaccttagtaagtagagagagagagagagagttattcctcggaatagagagttgaacgagtgagcaggaaagttaacctatgacatttaagagtagttaagtgtttttccCATGTTTaaatttaagtatgtgtttaagtatagtttgttttactaagtttctattcctagtaagtttctacttttagaaagtttccatttttagaaagtttcttattttagtaggttccctattttagtaagtttctatgactagagagtttctactttaagagtgttttccattttaggatacttgtctagataagcttccaatcacccctttcccttcgaatggccaatttagatctaggggcttgagccataggaccctttaaatcggaaatctaaaccctctgcctagaatctcgtagaagccattcgtcaagaaagttcgaagatctatacatctctaatacatatcccaaaaatatttttatgttacaatataagtagtaggttataggtgctagtaatagtaatagtgtatacatgttatttattttatttttaattgcatataatttataacattatttacatgtttcggtaaaaaaaataataactgaagtaaaaagtaaaaagtaaaaagtaaaaagtaaaaataaaaagtaagaaaagaacacttactagtagtaattcttcaaaaagagaatgagagaaattttggtgtgagtttgaatgagaaatgaggggtatttatacttgaaaaaattaggtaaaaagaataaaataattaaaagaaaaaaaatattttaattcttaatgggatttaaaaatttaaaagtattaaatgttaggtcatgggataatgcacaaaataaaataataaaagtagtttttccattatcaTTTTTTTAGTTAAGACGATGTCGTGCAGAATCGTGCGGAATGCCTGTCATATCGGCGTCGCGCAAGCAGAATACATCTAGGGTTGTCATGAGGATGTTGTGTAATTTTGCTTGCGTTTCTCTCGTTAAACCCGCTCATATTTTTACGTTCTGATCCGGGTAAGTGGCATTTATTACTATGTAAACCCTGTCGAAGTCTCTCCAGTCGGTCTTTCTTCCCCTTTTATTGTGAGCAAAGAACACAGTGCCTCAACTGGGTTTGACTTAACTACACCATGAACCATCGATGGTATCGCTCCAAACCTTTGAAGGGATATTCTGCCTAGTATAGCGTTATACCTGGAGTGCGCGCGCATTACACAGAACTCTACATCTTCAGTGCGAGTCTTAGATTTATCATTTTCATCCCTCAATTCTAGTTTCAGGTCCAGGGTGCCTATAGGCCATGCCGATTCCCCTGAAAATCCAGAGAGTGCCATAGTCGAAGGTCGGATGCCTTGCTTTATAGACTCTGGCAATTGTCAGAAACATTGTTCATACATTATATCCACACTGCTACCGGTGTCCATATGCAAAAGCCTTATCCTGTATCCGGATTCAGGCAAGTAACCCTCAACCACCATAGGTGCACATGAAGTGTTATGCAACCGGATAGCAGGAAAAGAGATTCATGTAATCTATCCACCTATCTGGTCAGCTTTGCGCTTTCCATCTCTGCGGGAAGATATAGTGGTCATACTTGCATATTCCTTTCTTCAGTGAGCTAAATTATGGATAGCGCAGCGAGAGCCGAGAAGAAAAAATGAGAAAACGTTGAGAACAATAAAGGAAAAAGATATATTTAAACCTTTTAACTTtcttgtcccacggatggcgccatttgatcaaacataAAATGGTCAAAGGGTTTCGGTTCATGCAAGATCAACAAacaagggggatttaagggtttcTTTAGTTTAACTCTTCGGTCCGGAGTATCGTGAATAAGCCTCaaacgagatgatgatctcagaaagggtggttaaacgtaATCCACCATCATTCAGGTTAACTTGAGATGATGGCTCATTGGACGCTGTTAGGATTTAGTTTTCAAGGAATGTTACCTGAGAACTGTTATTATAATTGCGCAGATAAAGTGTTGTGGAAGATGAGTTTTTTCTCTCTATCTCGAATGTCCATAATGTGGGGTTGGATGTGAGTATTTATAGGCAAGAGTGGCTGTACTTTTCTCTGCCACGTAGGTGACAATAAAAGGTGGAGGGGACAAAATAGTACAGAGTAGTACTATTCTATCGCATGGATCGTGCACTCACGTGGTCCCCTCCATATCGTGCTATTTTGCCACGTCCTGCCATTCGTACGACCACTGAGATTCTGTCTTTAGTGCCTTGTACTATATTTTATCTTATTCTATTCCCGCGATCCTTCCGCGCATTCTATCGATAGCGCAATGCACTATGCACATTGCTATGTAGCTGAATCGCGCCAAATATTTGTGCGCCGCTGGCCTTTGGGGATGATCGAGCTAGGCTATGCGGTAATAAGCTTACGCGATATGTTAGCGTATTTTATGCGCGTCATTTTGCACGGCTGGGTCTTAAGCTTGCGCGATATGTTAGCGTATTTTATctaatgataatattcaaatgtaaACCAATGTTTTTTATGACGACACCAAGTCTTAAGTGCTTGAAAGCGTATgaaacaacacaagttcacaaacCTACATGAAATCTAGAAAATGACCAATACACACAATACACAAGTCAAAAGAGTCTTTTGAAAAACTTAGGAAATACATGACCGGGTCCACTGTCGACCGCGGGTTAGACATTGGGCATCCTCTGCATTGGTTTCTAAAGAAAAAGGTACACTGTCGACTCTACGGctgaccgtgggtcgaccgcagtttGTTCTGTCCAAAAttgttgaccaaataaagtttgaccacttcggggcatatataattcacgaaacct
This genomic stretch from Rutidosis leptorrhynchoides isolate AG116_Rl617_1_P2 chromosome 11, CSIRO_AGI_Rlap_v1, whole genome shotgun sequence harbors:
- the LOC139875443 gene encoding uncharacterized protein, giving the protein MVVEGYLPESGYRIRLLHMDTESIKQGIRPSTMALSGFSGESAWPIGTLDLKLELRDENDKSKTRTEDVEFCALAGDVTKWAEAKLLNKITSKKVRDFFWKSIVCRFDIPNEIVSDNGTQFEGEPFRIGYPQANGQCEVTNRDIVHAIKARLGKQTRGWVDKLPKVLWEHRTTPKNNTRETPFSLVYGSEAVLPAEIAIPTKRTLSFSQDRNARDLRTNLDLMEEHREMAATLEAINKQKIVRYYHKRVRLIMYAVGDLVWHDNQESRIQDTGKLGPNWEGPYKVIGISKTGTHKLAELNGKEIKRI